GGCAAAAAGGCTCTTAATCAGCGTTTTCAAGCTTGGGGTTTGACCAGTACGGTAATTAATAACCCTTTACCAGACTTGGAAGGAACCAATACCACAAGTCCGAGAGATTTGGTGACAATCTTAGGAAAAGTTAATCAAGGGGAATTACTCAGTTTACGTTCCCGCGATCGTCTATTAAATATTATGCAGGAAACGCGCACTCGCACCCTGCTGCCGCAAGGTATCGAGAAATCCGCCGATATTGCCCATAAAACCGGTGATATTGGCTCGCTGTTAGCGGATGCGGGGATTATTGATATGCCCAACGGGAAACGCTATCTAGGAGCAGTAATGGTCAAACGTCCCCACAATGATAGTAACGCTAGGACTCTGATTCAACAAATATCGCGCACGGCCTACCAACACTTTAAATGGTATCAAACTCAACCCGCAGCCAAACCGCAACCGGTCGCCCAATCTTCTCCCTCTCCTAGTCCGGTCGTTATTCCTAGTCCGGGTAATTAGCCCCTAGGTTAAATTATTGGCTAAAAGACGGGCTAATTGTTCGGCATTTGCCCGGGGGGAAAGACGAGGAAGGATTTTTTCCCCCGTGGCTAGTTTTTGACAGAGGACGGGGATTTCGTACTGATAAGCGTTAAACCAATCCTCTCGACTGGTAATGTCCCTAATTTCTAACTGCCACTCCGGTTGACGGATTTTTTCTAGTTTTTCTAGCAACCCTTCGCAAAGATGACAGTCCGGTTTACTGTATAAAATTAGTTCTATGGTAGTCATAAATATTTATGTTCATTACCTCCACGATTAGTCTCTCATCAACAATTCTACAAACTCCCACACCCCCACCGACTTTAAATAATAATTTAGTTAATTCAGGTACTCAAGATCTAGTCTATATCGGTGTGTTTCTTCTGGCAATTACCCTAGTCATGGTTATTGGTATTATCAATCAAAAAATTGAATACGCTCTCATTTTTGCCGCCACTCTCACTATTATTTTAATTGCTTTCCTCTGGTTTTTATAAGTCCTTCAACTAAGGGAATTGAGGGCAAATCCCCCTTAATAAAGATTAACGGCTCTCGTTGATTTACCTTCACCTAATTGTTAAGTAATTCGAGTTCAGACTTGACAAAAATCTCCCTAGGACCGAGCGGAAGATTAAGGGCTGCATCCCACATTTGCAGAAATACCGACAATTAGCAATTATCAGTGACTATTAAATTGGTACAAAAATATGAACAATCGCGTGTAAGCATCTCACCGAAAAACTAATGCGCGGTAGGGTTGATTCATGAATCAACCCTACTATGAATCAACCCTACCCCGTTGGGGGGTAGAACCCTCCAAAAGCTTGGATTTAGTGATAAAACCGAAAGTAACGCCCGATTTTAGGAGAAAGTTTCCCCTTAAAAATCGCAACTTAGTAGATTTACAAAAATGAGATGTACCCCAAGCAAAACGATCGGACTTATAATATAATTGTATTGATTGTGGCTTGTTGCTAGAATCACCCCAAATTGA
This portion of the Microcystis aeruginosa NIES-2549 genome encodes:
- a CDS encoding glutaredoxin family protein, translated to MTTIELILYSKPDCHLCEGLLEKLEKIRQPEWQLEIRDITSREDWFNAYQYEIPVLCQKLATGEKILPRLSPRANAEQLARLLANNLT